One genomic region from Calditrichia bacterium encodes:
- a CDS encoding nuclear transport factor 2 family protein: MAQHKNPKSIVKAWVDAFNRADVHAIAEFYSEDAVNHQVAEKPVEGKTAIRDMFAREFANAEMTCIIENLFEDGDWAILEWRDPLGLRGCGFFHIVDGKIRFQRGYWDKLSFLRMHGLPFPTE, translated from the coding sequence ATGGCACAACATAAAAATCCCAAATCAATTGTTAAAGCATGGGTCGATGCGTTTAACCGCGCAGATGTCCATGCAATCGCCGAATTTTACAGCGAAGATGCTGTTAATCATCAGGTTGCTGAAAAACCGGTTGAGGGCAAAACCGCCATCCGGGATATGTTTGCCAGAGAATTTGCCAATGCAGAAATGACCTGTATCATCGAGAATTTATTTGAAGATGGCGATTGGGCGATTCTCGAATGGCGCGATCCGCTGGGTTTACGCGGCTGCGGCTTTTTTCATATCGTCGATGGAAAAATCCGGTTTCAGCGAGGCTATTGGGACAAACTCAGCTTTTTGCGAATGCACGGGCTCCCGTTTCCCACCGAATAA
- a CDS encoding WG repeat-containing protein, protein MPARKLILILVFCFSSGLQAEDVYYKNGCILRNVKILESSETYLTVQKHDGNVRTLYQFVVEKIDAIPFDPSQKTTLTDCKKERDLTFTSPTERILSAKPVEYPVVKYLPVLDNGKLKFIDSTGMEINIPDAKASYTMADLTVKSVTRVQSVKHSPEPRFREGLVIINRGKSMFTQNLGNNFRCMDYKGNTVFDIACEWLGAFGEGLAPVKIARFFLMFKIGSRWGYVGRDGKILIKPQFDFAGTFSEGLAAVRKKEKYGYIDRMGDFAIKPLFDEAADFSENMACVRFDDKYGYIDRKGKMVIPATFDKGWSFHNGRARVTVDNKFGFIDPNGDYIIEPELDFALDFSQNLACVKWDDKIGYIDPDGTLAIAPQFSNGGSFSEDLAPIEIDRKWGYIDKSGNIIIPLQFQLAYPFVNGLGTVWITDSPIYISKQGVLIRSVVED, encoded by the coding sequence ATGCCGGCACGCAAGTTGATTCTGATCCTGGTTTTCTGCTTTTCGTCAGGTTTGCAAGCTGAGGATGTCTATTACAAAAATGGCTGTATTCTCAGAAATGTGAAAATTCTCGAATCTTCGGAAACCTATCTTACCGTTCAAAAACATGATGGCAACGTGCGCACGTTGTATCAATTCGTCGTCGAAAAAATTGACGCGATTCCTTTTGACCCGTCACAAAAAACAACCCTCACAGATTGTAAAAAAGAACGGGATTTGACATTTACATCGCCCACAGAAAGGATATTGAGCGCTAAACCGGTCGAATATCCGGTCGTGAAATACCTGCCGGTTTTGGATAACGGCAAACTGAAATTCATCGATTCAACCGGAATGGAGATCAACATTCCGGATGCCAAAGCCAGTTACACAATGGCTGATCTAACGGTGAAATCCGTGACGCGCGTTCAATCCGTCAAACACAGCCCCGAACCCAGATTCAGAGAGGGATTGGTAATTATCAATCGCGGTAAATCGATGTTTACACAAAATTTAGGCAACAATTTTAGATGCATGGATTATAAAGGAAACACCGTTTTCGATATCGCTTGCGAATGGCTGGGCGCTTTCGGCGAAGGTCTGGCGCCGGTGAAAATCGCCCGTTTTTTCCTGATGTTCAAAATAGGTTCACGTTGGGGTTACGTCGGCAGGGATGGCAAAATCCTTATCAAACCGCAGTTCGATTTTGCCGGAACATTTTCGGAAGGATTAGCAGCTGTGAGAAAGAAAGAGAAATATGGATATATCGACCGGATGGGCGATTTTGCCATTAAACCGCTGTTCGACGAGGCAGCGGATTTTTCGGAGAATATGGCATGTGTCCGTTTCGATGACAAATACGGCTATATCGACCGCAAAGGGAAAATGGTAATCCCGGCAACATTTGACAAAGGTTGGAGTTTCCACAACGGGCGCGCGAGAGTAACCGTTGACAACAAATTCGGCTTTATCGACCCAAATGGCGACTACATCATCGAACCCGAACTGGATTTTGCGCTCGATTTTTCCCAAAATCTGGCTTGTGTAAAATGGGATGATAAAATCGGATATATCGATCCGGATGGCACTTTGGCGATAGCGCCGCAATTTTCCAACGGCGGCAGTTTTTCGGAGGATCTTGCGCCGATCGAAATCGATCGAAAATGGGGTTATATCGACAAATCGGGCAACATCATTATCCCGCTGCAGTTCCAGCTTGCCTATCCGTTTGTAAATGGATTGGGAACTGTTTGGATCACGGATTCACCCATTTATATCAGCAAACAGGGTGTGTTAATTCGCTCGGTTGTGGAAGATTAA